Genomic segment of Nostoc commune NIES-4072:
AAAAAGCTTCAACATCTCCTGAATCGGTATTCTAGCCATTATAAATAACGGAACTATTTTAACTATATCTGCTTACGCAGATTGAGAGTGAATCCAGAGTTTAAAACCCGCTTAATTGGGTTTTATTGGTGTGTCTATAAACTCTGTGACTGACAAATACCTGATGTCAAAAATGAGTTCCAATATTTACATATTTGAGGTGTATCAATGTCTAACCCCCAGATTTTAGGGGCAAGAGAAATTCATCTAATTTCACTCTACAGTCACTGGGAATTTGGTATGAAACCAGAAGAATTTTATGCCAAATGGGATGTGAGTTATGAACAAATTGCCTTAATATGCTGTCGTTCTGATTCTACGGTCAGAGGTTGGTTTAAGCAAGGTAAATTTAGACGCTATCCTCAGCCTAATGATTTACGACATTTGGCATTCATGGACTTTTTACTGGAACATTTTGAAGAAGTTCCCGAACAACTTTGGCAATTGCTATGTCTGACTCATTCGCCTTGATCTCAATAACATTTCTCTTCTACATATAGCAATCTGGTTTGATTACTGAAAGGTTTTTAAAACAAAAACTTTGTCCTGCAAGGTTTTCAGACTCAGTACACAATATTTCATTCCAGTCGGAACGCTATATATCTGTCCAATAAATCTAATGCACGCATAATTCTAATTGTCAATATCAATTTGACCTGTCTTTGAGTATACCTCCTCGTTTAAGGTAAAATTTGGCGATTTTAAAGCACATAGCAAGCATGGTTATTTTACAGAATTTTTAAGGGGTAGAATATGACTTATTCTGAGCAATTAAAACCGTGGTGTATTGTCCGTGATATTCCCAATCAAGAAAATATTGTTGTGAAAAGATTCCGCCGACGTGATGATAAAGCTGCTAGTAGTGGAGACAGGATTGAAAATACAGCTAAAACTTGGAAAAAAGTTCCGTCTGGTAACGATATTAGATATCATCTAGATAAAATTGATAACTTTGAAGATTTAGAAATACAAATTAATCAAGCTTTAAAAAGTCGAATTCCAATTGGGATTGAAAAAGGTTATTTAAAGATAGCTATTGATTTAAACTTAATTCCTTACTATGCTTATGTAGTACACAAAATAAAAACAAGTTTATCTTATATTCATCAAGATTATCGAAAAAGATTTGGGATTGAAAGTAGTTATCGGCTCAAAAACATCTGCCGGATTAGAACAACTAATAAAAAGCCAGCCTTGAGATTATTGTTTGTTGGTATCTCTTTCATTTTAGTAAATATCTGGGTTAATCTTCTCTGGGCAAAAATTAGTCAACCCAGGAAAGGTGGACGATTAATTTACCGTAAACTGTTTAGCCTCAAACAAATGTTGGCTTTCTTACGTCAAGCTGTTGAAAAAATACATGAAGTCGTTGAAAGCATTTATCTTCCATCGGGTTAGTTCCCAGAAACTAAGTTATCGCCTGGATATAAGCAAATATTATAGATAACCAACATACTTGCTTAAACGGTGGCTGATAAAAAGTATTACAGACTACAAAATTTTCTAGCGATCGCTCTTGGGGGAAAAGTTTGTGATCTACTGACTGTATCATACACTACTTTTTTTGACGATCGCAAAACTTTTCGGTCTACTGACATTGAACTAGGCGGCTGGTGGTGCAGTGGCGTTGACCCCCTCAACGAATACGCGCTAATGATGTGGGGCTGCTTCAAACCCGACCATCCCCGACGTGACCGCCAGAAAATTCACAAATTCATCAAGTACGAACACCCATTCAGAGAAGAGACACGCGCTTTCTTCCTTTTAGTGCCGAATCGCATCTGGGTGAAAGTCTCTAATCGTAGCGGCATCCCCATCACTGAAGAAGACTTGCAGCACCCTGGCGGTTTCTGGCATTGGGTTTGGCGGCACAACGTACCAGTGACAATCGTGGAAGGTGTCAAAAAAGCAGGGGCATTACTGACTGCTGGTTATGCTGCGATCGCAATTCCTGGCGTTAACGCTGGATACCGCACACCCCAAGATGAGTACGGTACTGCTGTTGGTAAACCCTCTCTGATTCCCGACTTGAAACATTTCGCAACACAGGGGAGACAGGTTAACATTTGTTTTGACCAGGACAATAAACCTGAAACAGTCCAACGGGTGAGAACCGCTATCAGTCGCATGGGACGGCTGCTGGTAAATGAGGGGTGTTCGCTGCGGGTGATTGATTTACCGTTAGGGGCAGAAAAAGGGGTTGATGATTTTATCGTTGCTCATGGTCAGTCGGCATTTGACGCACTCTACAACACCGCCGTTGCACTGGAGTTATGGGAAATTAAGCTGTTCACTCTGCTGACTTATCCCCCTTCAATCGCACAAAACCTTCGATTCTTGGATCACTTGCTTGTACCAGAGGGTGAAAAACTGATTATTCTCAAAGCTCCCAAAGGTACTGGTAAAACCCAATGGCTGTCTACTGAGGTGGCGAAGGCGCATGATCAGGGGCGTAGAGTATTAATCATCACCCATCGCATCCAATTAGGTGAGGCATTATGCGATCGCTTTGGAGTGAATTATGTCACAGAAGTTCACGGCTCCGAAACAGGGGATTTGTTAGGATACGGTGTATGTGTTGATTCGTTGCATCAGCACAGTCAAGCGCGATTCAATCCCAATGATTGGTCAAATGATGTAATTATTATTGATGAATGTGACCAAGTATTCTGGCATTTACTTAACTCTGGTACGGAGGTTGCTAAACGTCGGGTATCGGTTCTAAAAAACCTGAAACAACTGGTACAAAATGTTCTCGGTAGCGAACACGGCAAGATTTACCTTTCTTCTGCCGATGTGTCAGATACTGATGTAAAGTATGTTTTATCACTCGCTGGTGAATATCGGGTTAACCCGTTTGTAATAGTCAACAACTATCGGCACGTAGCCGGTAACTGTTACAACTATTCTGGCAGTAACCCCAAGAATCTCATCGCTGCACTAGACAAAGCGATATCCATTGGGGGGCATCATCTATTGTGCTGTTCTGCTCAAAAAGCCAAATCTAAATGGGGAACCCAGGCACTTGAAGAACGTTTTCGTCGCAAATTCCCTCACTTACGAATACTGAGAATTGACAGCGAATCTGTTGCAGACCCCTCTCATGCTGCTATGGGGTTTATTTCTCACCTGAACGAAATTCTGACCGAGTATGATTTAGTTATCGCCTCACCCAGTCTTGAAACTGGGGTATCCATCGACATTGAAGGACACTTTGATGCTGTTTGGGGAATTTTTCAGGGAGTGCAGCCGGTTAACTCGGTGCGGCAGATGTTGGCACGGGTTAGGGAGACAGTTGACCGTCACATTTGGGTTAGAGAGTGGGGGATGTCGGTTGTGGGCAATGGCTCTACAACGATAGGAGGATTGCTGAGAAGTCAACACGTCGCAACGAGGGCTAACATTGCGCTTTTGTCGGCGGCGGATAATGCGGATTTGAGCTATATTGATCAGAATTTTCAGCCCGAATCCTTACAGACCTGGGGCAAGCGCGGTTCTGTGATTAATGTGGAGATGCGACGTTATCGGGAATCAGTGCTTGGGGGATTGGTCGAAGATGGATACATTATTATAGATGCCAACGATGCTGATAATGATGAGAGCGGGGCTGTAATCGAGTCAGTTAAAGCGGCTAGTCAGGAATTGTATACTGCGGAGTGTGAAGCGTAGGCGTAGCCCGCCGCAGGCATCGCTAATTCTGATGAACTCTCTGATGCCGAACTCAAGAAGCTGCAAGACACAAGGGCGAAAACCAAAACTGAACGACATCAGCAGCGCAAGGCGGAATTATCCCGTCGCTATGAAGTTGACGTGACCCCTAATTTGGTGGAGAAGGATGACGACGGCTGGTATCCTCAACTGCGGATGCACTATTATTTGACACTGGGGCGAGAGTTTTTGACGAATCGTGATACCAAAAGAGCTGCATCGCAGTTAGAAGCAGGGGAGAATTCGATTTGGAAACCGGATTTTAACAAGGGGCAGTTATTGCCTGCTGTACTGTTGTTAGAAGAAGTGAATTTGTTGCAGTTGCTTACGCCTGGGGAACGGTTACGTGGCAGTGACGAGAAGATGGTGGAGTTTAAGGCACTGGCGCTAAAACATCGGCACATTATCAAGAATTACTTGAATGTTTCCATTTCTGAAAAACATACACCGATAGCGATCGCACAGAAGTTACTTGCCAAAATTGATTTGAAGCTGGCTTATGTTGGTCGATTGGGTAAGCGTGAAAATCGGGAGTGCGTCTATCGGTTTGTTGCTCCTGATGATCAGCGTGATTCGATTTTTGGGCAGTGGTTAAATCGAGATGAAGTATTTCAAAGTGAGTTGGTGTCAGTCAGTAATAATATAAGTACAACCACACCAGTAACTGACACAACATCACTTTCCATATCCCACAATTGCTCAATAGATAATCCTCGAACTCGTTCAATCAAAGATGCATCAATTTCACCAAGACCACGATTTAGCTGACGTATAATTAAATCCTGTTGTCCTTCTTGTCTCCCTTCTTGTTTTCCTTCTTCTTTCCCTTCTTGTCTCCCTTCTTGTTTCCCTTCAAGTTTTGCTCTTTCACGGTCTTGCTGATAAAGTGGTTCTAATCGCATAATTAACTCCCTATCATCTGATTCTAAATTTTGATTGATTCTCAAATTCTCGCGCAAGTTATAAACTAACTCTAGCGTCGCTTGCTTGTATGGATGATTCAATGGTAACGCTGATAATTCCACAATCGCCTGTGACTGCACACTTCCCCTGCCAAGAATTCTCAACCACAAGGTTTCCGGTGTTTGTGGTAGTTGGTGAATAGCTACAATTGCTGTCCGTAGAGCATCACCTAAAAAGTATACTCCTGGTAACCACCCCGATTTCTGATTAACGTTAAAGCTTGATAGTAATGCTGGGGATGCAGTTGGACTAAGAACCCATAGTTTCGGAATATCTGATTCTTGGAGTCTGGTTTTATTCGCTTTAGCGTCTCGCCGCAAGAGAGCTTTTACTTCTAATAATTTTTGAATACAATCACAAATTTCATCACTAGAAGCTGCATTGCGAAATGGTTCTAATATTGCTGGAAACTCTGTAAATCTTCCAAGTAACCCTAACAGTTCTAAATTAGAGTTCTGCTGTACTGAAGGAGTAAATAACACATCAATTTCTTTGATCTCTCCTGAGATTTTTGATGATGACTTTACTTCCCCATAAGGTTTTAACAGTTCTTCAAGATAGTCTTTGGCAAATTCGTCATGTACAAATCGAGTCATTCAATTTGGTTTATTTGAAATTGGTTTGAAGTGATTAATAATATTTTATCTGTAGAAGTTATTGCTTAGTGGGAATGGGGGCTGGCTGCCCATCACCCGCAAGGGCTGCGGTTTTCTCCAGGGATTCCCTCAATCGCTTGGCTGCGTAGATGGACATATCTCGCGGTACATTAATGCGATCACGCAAATATCGGAGAGCGACATCAGAATGACACACACGATATTCCCCAAACATTTAACAAGGCTGTGCAAGCGGGGAAAGGGCTGAAGCTGAAAATGCAGCAAGGGCTAGAGGGCGCTGGCTCGCTCTACACTGAGCTTGTTTCAAAAGTTGGTGATGCTCTCTCTATTGGCGTAGCTGATGGTGAGCCAATATAGAACGCATACCTGGGGCAGTGGCAGGTATGGGTTAACTTTGCCCACGGGTGCAAGTCTGTGGTGTGCGATTGGCTAGTGGGGGTGTAGATCGATAAAGCTTTGGTAAAGAGTTGAATAATTCATGCTTCAGATTTCGTCTCACTAACTTTTTTAGAGACAGCAATTGCACCAACTCCAAACAATAGACCTAGTAGGGAAGTAGGTTCTGGTACTGATGTAGATGAAGAACTCAAGGTAATATTGGCAGCAGAATCTTGATAGATGTATGTTCCTGCCCGTCCGACTTCACCCGTCAAGCTAATTTCAGAGCTTGAAGTTCTTTCTAGGGTATATCTTGGAGCATCAAAAGCAATGCCAAAATCAACTACTAAATTCCAATTCGACCCAGAATCAAGCTCAAAATCGACATCTGGGGTTAACCCCTGCAAAAAACAGTTTGCACCTCCTGAATGACTCCTAAACATTAGAGTTACTTTTTACCAGTTTGAGTAAGGTTGGGCGAATGAGCGCACTGTTTCACTCACTTTCGTGCGCTCACTCAAAACCTTGAGACAACAAATCATCCGGCTATGTCTTTACCACTTTTGTAAGTCATAGCTCTGGGTTTTCTCTTCTGTATAGGCACTACTGATTTCTTGGGAGGTTGAGGAGGACGACATATTTCACAGTAAAGCGGTCGCACACCAAAGGTTTCTCGTTGTGTGGGTTGTTCGCACTGCTTACATACAAAGTTAAAAACGCGGGTGTGAATTTCCCGCTTATGCGCTCTGACGGTGTACTCTCGAACATCGATTGTTTTGCTGGGCATTGACTACCTTTTTGGTCTTACTTCTTCAATATAGTTTTTCATATTAGTTCTGCAAGATCCGTGCGTCATCTGACTAAAGTAATTCTACTTAATCAAATAAATACTCTTGCACTACTTAATCAAATAAATACTCTTGCATGTCATTTTGATGATGGCGGAGAATACTTATAGCTTTGACCTGGATTTGACGAATCCGCTCTCGGCTGAGGTTTAGCTGTTGGCCAATCTGAGCGAGATTGAAATGCCGATCGTTCTCTAACCCAAAGCTTAAAGTCAACACTTGGCGCTGTATAGGTGTCAATGGTTCTAGGAATTTAGCCACGTCTTGGGATAGAAGTTCTTGGGTAAGCAGTTTTTCTGGTGAAGCGCCAACGTCTGCTAAAATTTCGCCCAATTCTGTCTCTTTTTCATCTCCGACTTGTTTATTTAAAGAGATGGCTGTACGAGAGGCGGCGAGATATTCTCGAAGCTTATCTGTACTGAGGTTTAATGATTTTGCTATTTCTTCAGCAGTGGCATGACGACCGAGTTTTTGAAAGCTTTCTCGCTGTACTTGTCTTTTTTTTGGTAAGTATTTCAGTGAGATGAACAGGCAATCTAATAGTGCGCGATTGTTCTGCGATAGCTCTGGTTATAGCTTGACTAATCCACCAGTAGGCGTAGGTTGATAGCCTATAACCTCGGTTGGGATCAAACTTTTCTATACCTTTTTGTAAACCGATCGCTCCTTCTTGGATCAAATCTAGAAATTCCAAATTGCGGTTCTGGTATTTCTTGGCAACAGATACTACCAGCCGCAGGTTAGCTGTCACCATTTTTTGTTTAGCTTTTTGACCAAGGTATAGTGCTGCTCGGATTTGTGCTTCGGTTTTTTCAACAGCGTTGGCTAATTCTCTTAAAGTTGGTTCGCGGTCTAGCTGTTGAGTGAGTTCATTTTTAGATTGCTCAATGGCAATCATTTCTTGTACCTGTCTACCATAAGCGATTTCTTCCTCTGGCTTTAATAAAGGATACTGACCAATTTCCTGCAAATAGATGCGAACCATATCTGAACTGAGGCTGGACATACAACTCAATGCTTTTTTTAACCAGGGGA
This window contains:
- a CDS encoding PEP-CTERM sorting domain-containing protein, translated to MFRSHSGGANCFLQGLTPDVDFELDSGSNWNLVVDFGIAFDAPRYTLERTSSSEISLTGEVGRAGTYIYQDSAANITLSSSSTSVPEPTSLLGLLFGVGAIAVSKKVSETKSEA
- a CDS encoding DUF4351 domain-containing protein; translation: MTRFVHDEFAKDYLEELLKPYGEVKSSSKISGEIKEIDVLFTPSVQQNSNLELLGLLGRFTEFPAILEPFRNAASSDEICDCIQKLLEVKALLRRDAKANKTRLQESDIPKLWVLSPTASPALLSSFNVNQKSGWLPGVYFLGDALRTAIVAIHQLPQTPETLWLRILGRGSVQSQAIVELSALPLNHPYKQATLELVYNLRENLRINQNLESDDRELIMRLEPLYQQDRERAKLEGKQEGRQEGKEEGKQEGRQEGQQDLIIRQLNRGLGEIDASLIERVRGLSIEQLWDMESDVVSVTGVVVLILLLTDTNSL
- a CDS encoding plasmid replication protein, CyRepA1 family, which produces MADKKYYRLQNFLAIALGGKVCDLLTVSYTTFFDDRKTFRSTDIELGGWWCSGVDPLNEYALMMWGCFKPDHPRRDRQKIHKFIKYEHPFREETRAFFLLVPNRIWVKVSNRSGIPITEEDLQHPGGFWHWVWRHNVPVTIVEGVKKAGALLTAGYAAIAIPGVNAGYRTPQDEYGTAVGKPSLIPDLKHFATQGRQVNICFDQDNKPETVQRVRTAISRMGRLLVNEGCSLRVIDLPLGAEKGVDDFIVAHGQSAFDALYNTAVALELWEIKLFTLLTYPPSIAQNLRFLDHLLVPEGEKLIILKAPKGTGKTQWLSTEVAKAHDQGRRVLIITHRIQLGEALCDRFGVNYVTEVHGSETGDLLGYGVCVDSLHQHSQARFNPNDWSNDVIIIDECDQVFWHLLNSGTEVAKRRVSVLKNLKQLVQNVLGSEHGKIYLSSADVSDTDVKYVLSLAGEYRVNPFVIVNNYRHVAGNCYNYSGSNPKNLIAALDKAISIGGHHLLCCSAQKAKSKWGTQALEERFRRKFPHLRILRIDSESVADPSHAAMGFISHLNEILTEYDLVIASPSLETGVSIDIEGHFDAVWGIFQGVQPVNSVRQMLARVRETVDRHIWVREWGMSVVGNGSTTIGGLLRSQHVATRANIALLSAADNADLSYIDQNFQPESLQTWGKRGSVINVEMRRYRESVLGGLVEDGYIIIDANDADNDESGAVIESVKAASQELYTAECEA